The nucleotide sequence AATACCACATAAAAACGcatattttattcaacatttaaCAAAATGTGGAACAACATTCCCCAGTAATAATTACAGTATTTGGTACGAAAGTCAAGTAGAACACCAAACAAATTGATCATTCCCTTCACCCCATCATCCCCCGTAGATAAAATACACAACAACGATGGAAAGTTAAAACTCTTATGAAATTATGACGCGTTTTCGGGTTCATTCTGACTTGTATTATTCTCCCaataattcaaagtttttggtaTCGTTTCAGTACATGGACCTTGGAAGATGAATCTGCAAACAGATTGAAGAGCAACATTCAAGATCTGCGATATTTTACATTGGGTGAGTTGTTGATTACAGAATTTTTGTATGACTTACGAATAATCATTGCTTTGACTTGTTAGAGCAACATTGAATTCAGCTGTGATGACATCTCTGGCTTTTAGCATATTTAAGTACTGCCTGGCAGGGTATACCTCTGAAGAGCTTCCTATCACTATGTATACATCAGCAGTGTCCACTAATTCggctgaaacaaaaataaaaaccatgaTTAATGAATACCTTCACTTACTAAACACTTTTGCTGTTCAATAAGGTGGTCTATTTAAATGTTTGGTTATTTCgatcagatgatttttttttcaaatcttggaCTGCTCAACTCATCATTGAAAatgtagaaatgaattttaacgaaCCTATCTTCGAGGTAATATTAGGATCTAAATATTCTCCAAACCAGACAATATCTGGCCTGAGGAGACCACCGCATCCGGAATGTTTACAACGTGGTAACTGATCTAGTGGGATATCTTGGTGATTTTCTACATCTGGAGCCCTGTGGAATAAAATACACAGTATAAGTTATTGCATGATTATCGAGTTGGTTAATACTTTCAATAGTCGAGCCTTTCTTTCAATAAGTACTGACCCTCTGCCTCTCAATGCTTCGCAGATAGGATGTTCTCTATTTTCTTCAACCCGATTGCATTTTGTACACTTGGTCCTGAACAAAGACCCGTGCATTTCGATCACGTTCTTGGCGCCAGCCTGAATATGTAACCCGTCCACATTTTGAGTCACCACATTGAGATTTCTTCCTTCTTCCGCACATCTCTTTTGAACTTCAGCCAACATGTAATGTGCCTAGAAGAAGCATTCCGattgaaataacaaaattgtaataaaagGAATGACGTAGACGCAGCTGTATAATCGTACCTTATTTGGTTTAGCGTTCAAAGCAACTCCTCTCCTGTAGCTGTAAAATTCCCAAACTAAAGAAGGTCGTTTTCTGAAAGCTGCCGGGTTAGCTACTTCTGTGATTGGGTATTTTCTCCACATTCCATCGACTCCACGAAACGTTGGTATTCCAGATTCTGCGGAAATTCCTGCTCCTGTCAAGACCAGTATATTGGAGTGTGTTTTGAGGTAGCCTTTGAATATGTTGGCGCTGAAAATATGTAACTTATATTAGATCAATCTTTATGAAATACATCGAGTTGAActgttcgataattttttaaaattttcttagcCTGTtgctccagaatttttgaaacattcctCACTGATCTACAAAAATTCGAAAGTTGCCCCTCCCTTTAattacaaatgaaaataaactgtTGCAGGAGAACTCGAAAGTGACCttgcgacttatcaaaatgggctaaaatttcacgagaaattcaaacaattcaatgaaatttgttttgagcatttttggagaatttttaatccaaattttAGGTCACTATCTTTGGGTTTTGTGAAAATGTGTCATGCGACTAATCAAAATGGGccaaatttcacgaaaaattcaaatatttcgacaaaaatgtgttttgagcattttacaagagttttgagctcaaaatttaaaattttaaaaaatatattttgtgaCCTTTCTaaataggtcaaaattttgacagaaaataacaaatttaaatcgaaacttttttgagcacttttgaagaaatttgagccCAAACATGAGTCACATATTACTAAGGATTTTGAAAGAGAAAGAGtgccatgtgacctatcaaaaatgagttatatttttcaggaaaacatcaaaaactttccaaacttttttttagatatttttgaagaaaaaaaaaacagctttaaGTAAaggtcagtttttgaaaattagggcCTCTCTGCTGCTCGcagaaaattcatttaattttgtgctaaaaattgtttaaacatgctcaaaaattttttttgttgaaacattaTTTGAATTTGTCGCGAAATTTGACGTTTTTGATCAAGTTGCATGGACACCTTTTTTAGAAATATCTACTGAAAAATCATGTCTcaattttgggctgaaaatAAGTAGTTCAAAAACGCTCAAAAGAAGttgaatgggaaatttttattttctgctgaaatttattttaactCACTTTGATAAATTGTAAGACACTTTTTTCCATAGATCTCAAAACCATGGCACATAATCGGGttcagaatttctcaaaagtggccataaaatatttttgttgaaatttttggattccttgtgaaattttacccaattttggTGGGTCGCGTgacaccaaaattcaaaaaatattttctatgcaatatttgaatttttcgcgatattttataaaatcataacCCAAATTCTGGgcttaaaatttctgaaaaatggcaagaaaaatattttctgatgaaatatttgaatttttcgcgaaattttattaTACTTTGACAGGTGCATGGCGTATTTCcagaaatcccaaaaattttgacccaaattttgggcttgaaatttttcaaaaatggcaagaaaaatatttctgccaaaaaatatgatttttttgcgaaatttcaacccattttgacaggttacgtgacactttttttgaaaaattctgaaaatcgtaATCCaatttttggactaaatttttcaaaaatggtcaaaactattttctgatgaaatatttgaatttttcgcgaaattttaatatactttgataggttgcatggcGTATTTCcagaaatcccaaaaattttgacccaaattttgggcttgaaatttttcaaaaatggcaagaaaaatatttctgccgaaatattgatttttttacgaaatttcgacccattttgacaggtcacgtgacactttttttgaaaaattctgaaaatcgtaATCCAATTTTGgaactaaaattatcaaatatggtcaaaaaatatcattccgcGTTTAGACGTCGAGCTGtatacattttgatgaaatatttgaattttttgcgaaatttcaacccattttggcAGGTTACGcgacactttttttgaaaaattgtgaaaatcgtaatccaattttgaaattaaatttttcaaaaatggtcaaaactattttctgatgaaatatttgaattttttgcgaaattttaatatactttgataggttgcatggcgtatttccagaaattccaaaaattttgatctaaattttgggcttgaaatttttcaaaaattgcaagaaaaatatttctgccgaaatatttgaattgttTGCGAAATTTCGACCCATTTTGACATGTCACgtaacactttttgaaaaattctgaaaatcgtaATCCAATTTTCagactaaatttttcaaaaatgatcaaaaaatatttttcgatgaaatatttgaatttttcgcgaaattttattccacttcgataggtcgcatgacacttttttcaaaattcaaaaattctagaaatagTCATCTAATTTTAGGACTAAATTTTGCACAAATGgtccaaaaatattttccgaTGAAATAGTTGactttctcgcgaaattttaacctattttgatatgtcacaagGTCACTTTTCAATAATCCTACAACAGttcatttttacttgaaattgtggggggggggtgcgatTTTAAAATTCGACTGCGTACTTTTCCGCTAACCGTTTCTCATGAACATTGGTCCAATGAGCGTAGAATTAACTCCTCTATGCTATAGGTattaatttggggggggggtctctGGACAAATTCCAGCCAAATTCAATTTCTAGAGCTATTTTTCCAATTAAACTGTAAGctataataattcaaaaaaaattccttttacCTCATCGATAGGACTAAATGGGACATGATACACTCGAACACAAAAAACACTAATTTGCAATACTGCCTCATTCTAGACTGAAGGTAATATTCTTCGTAGCAATgaacttcattaatttttgtgCTCTTGAAAGGCAAGGTTTCTTACTCGTATCAGTGAAGTAATATGTagatttatcaattttagatttcagaTTATTCAACTTGGGAGCAATGATACCTATATAGATGTTATGAATGACCTTTCAGttaattttgagatatttttgcgGTCACTTCAAAATTCTCTTGCAGTcggatttactttttttttttgctcaaagaCAAAATGTGGTCTAAATTGAATGCTCGTGTTTTGAGAAATATCTATCTGGGTTTATGCTTTGTGGTTCTATTCAGTGCATTTAGTGCTTTAGTCAGCGTCCAAGTgagtaaaaaatttctacagctTTAGGTCATCCCTTTTCAACAGCTCTGATCTAACTGAAAGTTTTTCTTGGGAGAGTTTTCAGTGGAATATGGATTTAGTTTTGAGGAATataatttttgcattaaaaattggTGCAGCTTtagaaaaactattcaaaatttaaagtcaAAACTTGTCAGAGATGAACAAGTTATGCTCATGTGATTTAAAACAATCAGAGAAcctggtttttgaaaatttttcagcatctttggTAAATTTAAGGCAAATTTGAGACTTGTTCGGCTGATCCTCCAAAACCCTCCTCTTAAACTCCTGAATCCTTTTTGAGTGGGAGGTTCAaactcttccaaaaaaaaacaaaaactgaagaGTTCATGGAAAGTATTCTGACTTCAgaaatcagtttcaaaattccaattttccaaacacaaaaattggattttcaaatcgtttttaaATTAACTTGGCTTTCCAAGAACCAATTAATTTTATCAGAAGACTTAtttaaatttgtcaattttcgcAGAAAACCATCACAGCGAGCATCCAACATGATAACCCTTCGTACAAAACAGACGCTTATATTTCTTTGGGCATCGTCTACACATCGATGGCGATTGGAATGTGGCTATCACCTGGAATTATTGCCAAAATAGGCTCCAAATGTGCCATGATCATCGGATCTTTTTGTAATACGTAAgttgttttgcatttttaactATCAAGAAGGGATGCATAGATCATCATTGATGATAGAAAGATAAAAGCAGCGCGTGCATGACTCCGTATACCTatgttaatttcaatttcaattataaTTTAATATAATCTGTTGCTAATCTTCTAATACTGGGAACTCGAATATTTATGAAGTATTTGATTATCTCTACTTTGTATCATGGCACGTGTGCGCAGAATTTACATGGCAGCTTTCTACACCGAACAGAGCTTCTGGATTTATCTATGTGCAGCCATTTGTGGATTTGGAGGATCGATCATGTGGACTGGGCAAGCCAATTACATCGTTCTGAATTCGGAAATAGGAAAAGTGCATTCGGGAATAggagttttttggattttgtatCAATCTAGGTAGGTTCTAGAGAAGAAGGTTCTAGAActtatgattttgtttttaatcgTGAATTTGGGGTTTTCAGTCACTTCCTAGGCAATTTGATAATATACTTTGAATTTAATCACGAGAATCAGTCCGTTGATAAAGCCATGAGAACGAGGATTATCTCAGTTTTTGTATTCTTTGCTGCGATGGCTACGTTGATGATGTGTTTCATCAGACCTCCATTACGTCataaagaacagaaaaaaatcattaggtatCCTTGCACTGAGATCGTTAAATCGAGCCAAATTCTGTTTTCTCCTCGTATGCTCTTATTGGTCGTTACGATGGCTTGTGTTGGTAAGCAATATTAAAAATACTAAAGTGAACTGGATTGATTGATTTGGTGGATATATTTTTGAACTAATGTTATTGTTATTACGCAGGTTTACATTTATCATTTCTGAGTATTCTCAGCTCCAGTATGGGGTTCTCGAAGTATTTATCagataattctaaaaaattagctccattGTGTGGACTTCTGCAAGGATTTGGCGAAATCATGGGTAAtgtgaatggttttttttcaaagaattgatCATCGAACTCGACCCTTGAGCTGATGAAGGCTTTATTTGAATACAGGTGGAATCCTATCTATCGTTGTGGGTGGCAAAAGGATATGCAATTTGAAACCTCTGATTACTTGGGGAGTAATTTGTAACTTGGCTTGTTATATTATCGCATTTTTAGCTTTACCCAATGATTCCCCTCATGGTTTTACTGATAATTTACCACTGAAGGTGTTACCGTGAGTATTGATAGTCCAACTCCAAATTATTATAATCCACTTTCTAAATTTCAAGTTCCCAAATTAATAATCTTTATGTACAGAATTGTGTTCATTATTATGGAACCTATCCTGGCTGGAATGGGTGATGCCTGCTTACACACAGAATTATACTCTGGTATTGGAGCCATGTATCCGAACGATAGCTCTTCAGCTTTTGCAGTTTTTAAATTCATTCGCGTAcgttgaataataatttattgGGCGATAAGTTTTAGTAAATGAGATTCAGATCGAGTGTACTGATTTGATGTTCATCTTTATACACAGAGTATAGCCACAGCGAGCAGTTTCTATTACAGTAAATGTCTCGGATTACACGCTCAACTCGTAATTATCATATCGACGAGTTTAGTTTCATGGATTTTGTATCATTTCGTGCAGTGGTTCTTAATTAAACCGAAACCCAGCCAAGATGAAGAAATGGTGGAGTATAAATGAGATTTAGTGTATCAGATCAGTCGAGAATCTAGctgtgattttaaatttaagtGCATCGTTGATTTGTATGATGAAGATAATGATAGAGATTTTGATTCAAGATTTGCTCAGTACTCACCTCATATTTCTACGTTGGTTCTGTCTGTTCCTCGATGCTGATGTTGGAATCGGAAAATGATTTCTACggtttttattacttttttattacaaattgaacgtttttagaagttttaatagttttagttttaatattttgttatcAGTGATAATTTTATGCGGTTTCTATTATCAAACACCAACAGCTGATTTCGTAagcaaatttcatgaaaaaatgaagtctgTTTCGCACTTTTTTAGTGAGCTATTTTAACGTTGAGGTTACGTTGAAATTCAATATTCATGAACTATACTATCGCTTTGAATCAGTgttgtgaaaacgttattttatcgaaaacgaaaaacgaaaaaaaccgaaattctTGTAGTTAAAAGCAACATAATGTTAAACgaaaacgattcattttttataacgaTATTTAACGTtaaacgaaataaatttttcgttttttttgttttcactttttttcatatgtGGCTGCGCAGCAAtgataaatgtcaaaaaaaggaacaaaaagtAGGTTGGAATGAGAGCCATGAGAGGTACGTTTGGCCAGGAATGTGTGTAAAAAAACTGGCCAGTACAGTGTGAGGAAATAACGCATTCTTTTTAATTCCAAGATAATGCAAAAAGGCACGTTCCACCTCGCCGCGCATCCCCAGTGCTAGCTGGCCTGTCTGGTGGTGACTTCATCCCTTTTCCCTTAGCTAATATTGCCTTAAGGGCCAATACAATGGAAAGGAAGCGCGACTCAAACAGGTTCCCTGCCCTTGCCGCAGCCACAAAATACATAGCAACATTTTGTCCTCTGCgacaccctccccctcccctgtACTTATcatagttttttcaagttgaataagAAAAGTGTGAACATGTATTTTTGTTATTATTGTTTGTCagcaggtaagtaggtatgcagTGCTTTTTTTACTCTCATTTTGTTGTATCCTAGGtattatgtaaaaaatgaaaatgctcTTGTTCTAAAACCAAGttggtgaatttcaattttgaaaaccttgatagttgattttttcatttctctgcacttttttttggccaaaattaatgTTTAGATGATCGAAACTAGTGcatctaaaaaaaagaaaaaaaataacaaaaaaaacgttattaacgaaaaaaaacgtttttttaaaaaaccaaacgaATCGTTATATAacgaaaacataattttttttaaattgaaaacgaaaacgaaaaacgaaaacgaaatcatTTCGTTTTCACAACGCTGCTTTGAATTTTCGCTTCATTTTTCGGGTAATTATGTTTGCATGGTTCAAGTTTACTCATTTACTGTATTAATGTTTTAATTAGCGATTAGAACTATTAATTTGTAGcccattttgcttttttaagcGATTATTCCTTAATTCCTGTGATTAGCTCGTGAACTCCGCATGAATTTATCTCCATAAAGTGTTCAAAGTAGTACGTTCTAAAAACTGTTGATTTACCTCGTAAATACCAAATAATTTACCGGTATTTACGAAATATTCTGAATTTTGCCCATCAATAAGTTTTAACTTTTATcaggaaattaattttacataggtattttacaCATTGTTCTCTTCCAGTCTTTCtcttgttcatttttcatgtatttcaattaattaatttcaattttcattaaaacgtgtcattttttttggtaattcaatAATTTATAACGAATCATATCTTATTACCGAACACTTGAATATGTTTTTGAACGTACTTTATTTAGCGTATGCGTAGGTATGGCAAATAAATATTTCGTTGTATACATATTCTGAAGTGATtataaattaatattaattgAAGTTGAAGTGCTGAATTTGCAAGTCTTCGAAAAGATTTGATAATAGTATATAAATTAAAGCTCGAGTGATAATTAATACCTAAGCATTAAATTATCTCATTCTTATCGCGTAAAAACAGATACCTACTATTTTAAtccttcaaatctgaaaaatgtacTGAAGTAGGTATCAAGTATGAGCAGATCAGATAACTTCAGTATTggtttgtaatttcaattttgttctaATCTAACTATATATTGTAGTTGGTGAAGTAGATGATTATTATTCATTTATCAACTTAGCTATTCAGTTGGCCAATTATCCTGTTCGTGCTTGATTTTTCTTCGCGTATTGTGAATATTTTCGAAGATGTTTACCGTACTGAGCTCTCGACTGATGAAAGATGTTTATTTGGGATTGTGTTTCATGATGATATTCACTTCGAAGAGTGGTTTTTCCAATGTAATGGTAAGAATAAAATGCTAAATCCTTGAGAACGTACCTAGACTATTTTTCCCATGTATTTTAACGAGCTCGAGGTCTACATTTTACGACTTTGCTTCAATTATttacaatgtacctacctacacatttCAGGTTTTAGTGTACCTATCTTCTATGTTGATACATGATATGTATTTTGATCTTTATCGAAACAAAATAGGCTGCATTGTCGATCGATCATGAAGTTGAATTGTTTCTTAAAATTAAGACTAGTCgagttggaaaatattttaagtTGATACTTTTTCAAGATCACATGTAATTTATTGCATTCCAATAAAATCTAAATTGGTCCAAAAGTTATTCATTTGTTCATAGGTAATGTTATTAATacgaaattattaaattatgtTGCAGAAAGCGGTTACAACGAGTATTGAAAAAGACGATCCATCGTGTCATTTAGACGGATATATCATGGGCGGAATCGGATACACTGCTTTGTCTGCGGGTATGTGGTTTTCTCCAGCAATAGTTGCGGCGATTGGTCCAAAATACGCTATGGTATTAGGCACAATTACATTCGTGTTAGTATTCATTTAATATAATTATGTTTTGTCTTAATAATATGTTACATGTAAACCATCAGTTTGACTTTGATGATAATAATTCGTTTTCTATTTCACGATCAGACTCTTCATGTTGACCATGTTAGCTGAGCAAAGTTTTTGGATATATGTCTCATCGGCGTTGGGCGGTTTTGGAGGATCAGTTTTGTGGACTGGGCAAGCTACTTATACCGTATTGAATTCGGAAATAGGTCGAGTGTATTCGGCAATCGGTGTGTTTTGGATACTGTACCAATCTAGGTAGGTGTATACGAATTTTTTGCAGATCTCATTATAGCATACCTATTCCCATAGATttacatacgtaggtaggttTACGTATAGTTTAATATTCAAGTGTTTTAATATGATGTTATTTTTGTTCGTTTCAGTCATTTTCTCAGTAATTTGATCGTCTACCTCATGTTCAATGACGTCCACCGATCGATCGACAGATCGATGAGGTTACAATTAGAATTGATTCTGTT is from Planococcus citri chromosome 1, ihPlaCitr1.1, whole genome shotgun sequence and encodes:
- the LOC135835837 gene encoding NAD-dependent protein deacylase-like isoform X2 gives rise to the protein MSANIFKGYLKTHSNILVLTGAGISAESGIPTFRGVDGMWRKYPITEVANPAAFRKRPSLVWEFYSYRRGVALNAKPNKAHYMLAEVQKRCAEEGRNLNVVTQNVDGLHIQAGAKNVIEMHGSLFRTKCTKCNRVEENREHPICEALRGRGAPDVENHQDIPLDQLPRCKHSGCGGLLRPDIVWFGEYLDPNITSKIAELVDTADVYIVIGSSSEVYPARQYLNMLKARDVITAEFNVALTSQSNDYSFIFQGPCTETIPKTLNYWENNTSQNEPENAS
- the LOC135835837 gene encoding NAD-dependent protein deacylase-like isoform X1; the protein is MRQYCKLVFFVFECIMSHLVLSMSANIFKGYLKTHSNILVLTGAGISAESGIPTFRGVDGMWRKYPITEVANPAAFRKRPSLVWEFYSYRRGVALNAKPNKAHYMLAEVQKRCAEEGRNLNVVTQNVDGLHIQAGAKNVIEMHGSLFRTKCTKCNRVEENREHPICEALRGRGAPDVENHQDIPLDQLPRCKHSGCGGLLRPDIVWFGEYLDPNITSKIAELVDTADVYIVIGSSSEVYPARQYLNMLKARDVITAEFNVALTSQSNDYSFIFQGPCTETIPKTLNYWENNTSQNEPENAS
- the LOC135835612 gene encoding UNC93-like protein MFSD11, with the translated sequence MWSKLNARVLRNIYLGLCFVVLFSAFSALVSVQKTITASIQHDNPSYKTDAYISLGIVYTSMAIGMWLSPGIIAKIGSKCAMIIGSFCNTIYMAAFYTEQSFWIYLCAAICGFGGSIMWTGQANYIVLNSEIGKVHSGIGVFWILYQSSHFLGNLIIYFEFNHENQSVDKAMRTRIISVFVFFAAMATLMMCFIRPPLRHKEQKKIIRYPCTEIVKSSQILFSPRMLLLVVTMACVGLHLSFLSILSSSMGFSKYLSDNSKKLAPLCGLLQGFGEIMGGILSIVVGGKRICNLKPLITWGVICNLACYIIAFLALPNDSPHGFTDNLPLKVLPIVFIIMEPILAGMGDACLHTELYSGIGAMYPNDSSSAFAVFKFIRSIATASSFYYSKCLGLHAQLVIIISTSLVSWILYHFVQWFLIKPKPSQDEEMVEYK